Proteins found in one Polyangiaceae bacterium genomic segment:
- a CDS encoding crotonase/enoyl-CoA hydratase family protein: protein MTETLAVSRDEHVAHVELLLPTMPPRFFDELGNAFRELSADTEIRAVIVSSRNKHFSYGLDLPAAASELGDAFAGGGAATRMKLLRRIELLQRDLDAIAACPVPVVCAIHGWCIGGGVDLASACDIRLASADAKLSVRETKIAIVADLGSLQRLPGIIGQGHTRELCFTGKDVSAERAKEIGLVNDVFPDRDALLEGARALAQEIAANAPLTVRGVKKVLDFGAGRRAADGLDYVAAWNSAFLSSEDLGEAMAAFMEKRPPKFTGK from the coding sequence ATGACCGAGACCCTGGCCGTCAGCCGAGACGAGCACGTCGCCCACGTCGAGCTGCTCTTGCCGACCATGCCCCCGCGCTTCTTCGACGAGCTGGGCAACGCCTTCCGCGAGCTTTCGGCGGACACGGAGATCCGCGCCGTGATCGTCTCGTCACGGAACAAGCACTTCAGCTACGGCCTGGATCTGCCGGCCGCGGCCAGCGAGCTCGGCGACGCTTTCGCCGGCGGCGGCGCGGCCACGCGCATGAAGTTGCTCCGTCGCATCGAGCTGCTGCAGCGGGATCTCGACGCGATAGCCGCGTGCCCGGTACCGGTGGTGTGTGCCATCCACGGCTGGTGCATTGGCGGCGGCGTGGATCTCGCGAGCGCTTGCGACATTCGTCTGGCCAGCGCCGACGCGAAGCTCAGCGTGCGCGAGACCAAGATCGCCATCGTGGCGGATCTCGGCAGCCTGCAGCGCTTGCCCGGCATCATCGGCCAAGGCCACACGCGGGAGCTGTGCTTCACCGGCAAGGACGTGAGCGCCGAACGGGCGAAGGAGATCGGGCTCGTCAACGACGTGTTCCCCGACCGGGACGCGCTGCTCGAAGGCGCCCGCGCCTTGGCCCAAGAGATCGCCGCGAACGCTCCGCTCACGGTCCGGGGCGTGAAGAAGGTGCTCGATTTCGGCGCCGGTCGCCGTGCGGCGGACGGCCTCGACTACGTCGCGGCCTGGAACTCGGCGTTCTTGTCGTCCGAGGATCTGGGGGAAGCGATGGCCGCCTTCATGGAAAAGCGGCCGCCCAAGTTCACCGGGAAGTGA
- a CDS encoding sigma-70 family RNA polymerase sigma factor produces MALSEPSESTSSLEHELVARALEGDGRAFQTLVEPHLPMLYRIAARACGNAALAQDAVQEALTLAFQRLGRYTPGTSLKAFLAAYAVRQAHTLLRGERRRRVREEAADPPESLAGPISMVGAHRAANRVRDALSKLPKKRRSAALLRLDGGMSYAEIAEAVGTTEGSARVLVHLAMKELRTQLSDLVDAEPEAT; encoded by the coding sequence ATGGCGCTTTCGGAGCCCTCGGAATCGACCTCGAGCCTCGAGCATGAGCTCGTCGCCCGCGCCCTCGAAGGCGACGGACGCGCCTTCCAGACCCTGGTGGAGCCGCACCTGCCCATGCTGTATCGCATCGCGGCTCGCGCCTGCGGCAACGCCGCCTTGGCTCAAGACGCAGTCCAGGAGGCGCTGACCTTGGCCTTCCAGCGCCTCGGCCGCTACACCCCGGGCACGAGCCTCAAGGCCTTCTTGGCGGCCTACGCGGTGCGCCAAGCCCACACCTTGCTCCGCGGCGAGCGTCGCCGCCGGGTGCGGGAAGAGGCCGCGGATCCGCCGGAGTCCCTGGCGGGGCCCATCAGCATGGTGGGCGCCCACCGCGCTGCGAATCGCGTGCGCGACGCGCTCTCCAAGCTGCCCAAGAAGCGCCGCTCTGCCGCGCTGCTGCGCCTGGATGGCGGCATGAGCTACGCGGAGATCGCCGAGGCCGTGGGCACCACTGAAGGCTCCGCGCGAGTGCTCGTGCACTTGGCGATGAAAGAGCTACGCACTCAGCTTTCCGACCTGGTCGATGCCGAACCGGAGGCAACATGA
- a CDS encoding protein kinase encodes MIRVPVKPGSLIQDRFRIERVVARGGMGTVYRALDEARGEPVAVKVLERAFDLGDERFKREAAVLSSLRHPAIVGYVSHGTAPEGPYIAMEWLDGEALSERLRAGLLPPAEAVALTRRVADALALAHGQGIVHRDVKPSNLFLVDGEPRRVVVLDFGIARRLIREDDVTEPGSIVGTWSYIAPEQALARAGVDARADVFSLGCVLYECLTGARAFAAGERTAVLAKLLLEEPPRVTTLRSDVPLALDRLVARMMSKEPDARPRDGAAVARDLADLGDVELLPRRVPSTLPPGLTDREQRVLSIVLARGFRDPDATVDDSGVASTVDPLLETVSTLASEVHVLANGSLLAVISARGNPRDGAVKAARCALAIKSERPSAEVALATGFGVVSAQTPVGVVIDRGVEALRRASPGAIRLDDTTASLVAEHFRLRRDADGASLGEERNELDVSRKLLGRESPFVGRSAELSTLLAAAEACAEDARAKAALVVGDAGSGKSRLALELCARLSPSWEVCFARADSVSAGSPYQLLSRLVRQSAGIGERDVSALQRQKIQERLAPWLADPRERDRAVAFVCEVLRAPLEDADRPWLAAARADARLMNDAIKRAFADWFAAETRARPLLLVFDDLSWGDVPSIDVVDALLARLADAPLLVLGLSRPHPTEPWAARSPIRIPLAPLANRAAQRLVRTALGDEVDAHVVAALVARSEGNAFALEELIRAAAQGHEQIPESVLGMVQARLDDLDATERRVLRAASVFGERFTASGVEALLDPDVRTASVLHSLVERELLEGTDELVFRHALVRQAAYALLTDADRKLGHRLAALHLAADAGADEWTVAFHFREAGEGERAAGYYLQGAERALAGNDYAGVLRAVETAMACSPEPALAGALRWVEAQALRWLSRSEEASLRAREARDLLPVGSRVWFEAVRETALAAATLARFDDCLEMIELAIATPPAPDAELTKAITILHACGSALEGVPHGRVRDVLLRAGEPPAMADPRVGAWWHGTQALLAHCAGDPVRYVQETEQALAAHERRQDARMTCLMGMNLGYGLTELGDFARAEELLRAAASTAAGLGIVRTVAYAEHNLGYTLACAGRLEEARRVEQRAAEAAEALEAPTLASACHTYLAGICVELGDLDAAVAHGQSAIEAAGERSVLPMAQAALARAHAARGELDEALDLAQAAVAAFDADRALGEDETAARLVLVEILQRRGDTARASVAIAEAHERLLARAARISDATLRATFLERIPHNARTLELYRR; translated from the coding sequence ATGATCCGAGTACCGGTGAAGCCCGGCTCCCTCATTCAGGATCGATTCCGCATCGAGCGCGTGGTGGCCCGCGGGGGCATGGGCACGGTGTATCGCGCCCTCGACGAAGCGCGCGGCGAGCCCGTGGCCGTGAAGGTGCTGGAGCGAGCCTTCGACCTGGGAGACGAACGGTTCAAGCGGGAGGCGGCGGTGCTGTCGAGCCTTCGGCACCCGGCCATCGTGGGCTACGTGAGTCACGGCACCGCGCCGGAAGGCCCCTACATCGCCATGGAGTGGCTCGACGGAGAGGCGCTCTCGGAGCGGCTGCGGGCGGGGCTCCTGCCGCCGGCGGAAGCGGTCGCCCTGACTCGTCGCGTCGCCGACGCCCTGGCCCTCGCGCACGGCCAGGGCATCGTCCACCGTGACGTGAAGCCGAGCAATCTGTTCCTGGTGGACGGCGAGCCGAGGCGAGTGGTGGTGTTGGACTTCGGCATCGCGCGGCGCCTGATCCGCGAGGACGACGTGACCGAGCCGGGTTCGATCGTCGGGACCTGGTCGTACATCGCGCCGGAGCAGGCACTGGCCAGGGCCGGCGTGGACGCGCGGGCCGACGTCTTTTCACTGGGCTGCGTGCTCTACGAGTGCCTGACCGGAGCGCGCGCGTTCGCCGCGGGCGAGCGCACCGCGGTCCTGGCCAAGCTGCTCTTGGAAGAACCGCCGCGAGTGACCACGCTGCGGAGCGACGTGCCCCTCGCGCTGGACCGCCTCGTCGCGCGCATGATGAGCAAGGAACCCGACGCCCGCCCCCGCGACGGCGCCGCCGTGGCACGAGATCTCGCGGATCTTGGTGACGTGGAGCTTCTGCCCCGCCGCGTGCCGAGCACGCTGCCCCCCGGTCTCACCGACCGCGAGCAGCGCGTGCTGTCCATCGTGCTCGCGCGCGGCTTTCGGGACCCGGACGCCACCGTGGACGACAGCGGCGTGGCTTCGACCGTGGACCCATTGCTGGAAACCGTGAGCACCTTGGCGTCGGAGGTCCACGTCCTCGCCAACGGCTCGCTGCTCGCGGTGATCTCGGCGCGCGGCAATCCCCGAGACGGCGCCGTGAAGGCGGCGCGCTGCGCCCTCGCCATCAAGAGCGAACGTCCCAGCGCGGAGGTGGCGCTCGCCACCGGCTTCGGCGTGGTGTCCGCACAGACGCCCGTCGGCGTGGTCATCGATCGGGGCGTGGAGGCGCTCCGGCGCGCGAGCCCCGGCGCCATTCGCCTGGACGACACCACAGCGAGCCTCGTCGCCGAGCACTTCCGGCTGCGGCGCGATGCCGACGGCGCTTCCCTGGGCGAAGAGAGGAACGAGCTCGACGTGTCCCGCAAGCTCCTCGGCCGCGAGAGCCCCTTCGTCGGACGCAGCGCCGAGCTGTCCACTCTGCTCGCCGCCGCCGAGGCGTGCGCCGAGGACGCGCGGGCCAAGGCCGCGCTGGTCGTGGGGGACGCCGGCTCTGGAAAGTCGCGGCTCGCCCTCGAGCTGTGCGCGCGTCTCTCTCCGAGCTGGGAGGTGTGCTTTGCGCGAGCGGACTCCGTCAGTGCCGGATCGCCGTATCAGCTCCTGTCGCGACTCGTGCGTCAGAGTGCCGGCATCGGCGAGCGGGACGTTTCCGCGCTGCAGCGACAAAAAATCCAGGAGCGTCTGGCGCCGTGGCTCGCGGATCCCCGGGAGCGGGATCGCGCTGTTGCCTTCGTGTGCGAAGTGCTGCGGGCGCCGCTGGAGGACGCCGATCGCCCTTGGCTCGCCGCCGCGCGGGCCGATGCGCGGCTGATGAACGACGCCATCAAGCGCGCCTTCGCGGACTGGTTCGCCGCCGAGACGCGGGCGCGCCCGCTGCTGTTGGTGTTCGACGACCTGAGCTGGGGCGACGTCCCGAGCATCGACGTAGTCGATGCGCTGCTGGCGCGGCTGGCGGACGCGCCGCTGCTCGTGCTCGGACTCTCGCGGCCGCACCCGACGGAGCCGTGGGCGGCGCGCTCGCCGATTCGAATTCCGCTCGCTCCACTGGCCAATCGCGCGGCACAGCGCCTGGTGCGGACCGCGCTGGGCGACGAAGTGGACGCGCACGTGGTGGCCGCGCTGGTCGCGCGCTCCGAGGGCAATGCCTTTGCCCTCGAGGAGCTCATCCGCGCGGCGGCGCAGGGCCACGAGCAAATCCCCGAGTCCGTGTTGGGCATGGTGCAAGCGCGGCTGGACGACTTGGACGCCACCGAACGGCGCGTGCTCCGCGCCGCATCGGTGTTCGGTGAACGCTTCACGGCCAGCGGGGTGGAGGCGCTGCTGGACCCGGACGTGCGCACGGCCAGCGTGCTCCACAGCTTGGTGGAGCGCGAGCTGCTCGAAGGCACGGACGAGCTCGTGTTTCGTCATGCTCTGGTGCGGCAGGCGGCCTATGCATTGCTGACGGACGCGGATCGCAAGCTCGGACACCGGCTGGCCGCGCTGCACCTGGCGGCGGACGCCGGCGCCGACGAATGGACGGTGGCCTTTCACTTTCGGGAAGCGGGAGAAGGCGAACGCGCAGCCGGCTATTACCTCCAGGGTGCCGAGCGTGCCCTGGCCGGCAACGACTACGCCGGCGTGCTGAGGGCGGTCGAAACCGCGATGGCATGCTCGCCGGAGCCGGCCCTGGCCGGCGCCCTGCGCTGGGTCGAGGCGCAAGCCCTGAGATGGTTGAGCCGTTCGGAAGAGGCGTCCCTCCGCGCGCGCGAGGCGCGAGACCTCTTGCCCGTCGGATCTCGCGTGTGGTTCGAAGCGGTGCGCGAAACCGCGCTCGCCGCGGCTACCCTGGCCCGCTTCGACGATTGCCTGGAGATGATCGAGCTGGCCATCGCGACTCCCCCCGCCCCGGATGCGGAGCTGACGAAGGCCATCACCATCCTGCACGCCTGCGGCAGCGCCCTGGAAGGCGTTCCCCACGGGCGCGTGCGTGACGTGCTCCTTCGCGCCGGCGAGCCACCGGCGATGGCGGATCCGCGCGTTGGCGCTTGGTGGCACGGAACGCAGGCGCTGCTCGCACACTGCGCTGGAGATCCCGTGCGCTACGTGCAGGAGACCGAGCAGGCCCTGGCCGCTCACGAACGCCGCCAGGATGCGCGCATGACCTGCTTGATGGGCATGAATCTCGGCTACGGATTGACCGAGCTCGGCGACTTTGCCCGCGCCGAAGAGCTGCTCCGCGCGGCCGCGAGCACCGCGGCGGGACTGGGCATCGTTCGCACCGTCGCCTACGCGGAGCACAATCTGGGCTACACCCTGGCCTGCGCCGGCCGGCTGGAGGAAGCGCGCCGCGTGGAGCAACGCGCCGCGGAAGCCGCGGAAGCGCTGGAAGCCCCGACCCTCGCCTCGGCCTGTCACACCTACCTGGCCGGCATTTGCGTCGAGCTCGGCGATCTTGACGCCGCCGTGGCGCACGGGCAGAGCGCGATCGAAGCCGCCGGCGAGCGCTCGGTGCTGCCCATGGCCCAGGCCGCCCTCGCCCGGGCGCACGCCGCGCGAGGCGAGCTCGACGAAGCGCTCGACTTGGCGCAGGCCGCGGTCGCGGCGTTCGACGCGGATCGCGCGCTGGGGGAAGACGAAACCGCGGCGCGCCTGGTGCTGGTGGAGATCCTGCAACGCCGCGGCGACACCGCCCGGGCGAGCGTCGCCATCGCCGAAGCACACGAGCGTCTCTTGGCGCGAGCCGCCCGCATCAGCGATGCGACGCTACGGGCGACGTTCCTCGAGCGCATCCCCCACAACGCGCGCACCCTCGAGCTGTACCGGCGCTAG
- a CDS encoding FAD-dependent oxidoreductase — MRVDVAIVGAGTSGAAAALALARRGLRVACLERRPLSQAGARWVNGVPRWMFEAAGVDPPEGDELRGEGHAFHLVAGFDGERIVIRDHETLDVDMRHLVSRLQRLAREAGAELVGDAHVQGLSGRRLSTTRGEFEADVFVDAAGMAGPNLGGAPRIHKHDLCVAAQEVRAVTDRAMAEAWFRERGAEPGDTLCFTGVAGGYSIVNARLDHEGISLLTGSIPGLGYPSGRVLLERFVAEHSFVGKALFGGARAIPLGRARPRLAMGRVALLGDSALQVFSAHGSGIGSGMVAARVLADRVAAGGSDLHAYSVAWHREHGGVLAAYDVFRRFSQTLSVSDIERLMRAGLMDVSSALAALSQKMPAPPAVTRWPRLVTGLVKERGLAARLLRVAPRLGLALSLYARYPEREKDVQAWQRRVARLLDV, encoded by the coding sequence ATGCGCGTCGACGTTGCCATCGTTGGAGCCGGCACCTCGGGTGCGGCAGCGGCCCTTGCTCTCGCGCGGCGCGGGCTGCGGGTCGCGTGTCTGGAACGGCGGCCGCTGTCCCAGGCCGGTGCGCGTTGGGTGAACGGCGTGCCGCGCTGGATGTTCGAGGCCGCCGGGGTGGACCCGCCGGAGGGGGACGAGCTCCGGGGTGAGGGCCACGCGTTCCACCTGGTGGCGGGCTTCGACGGCGAGCGCATCGTGATCCGCGACCACGAGACGCTGGACGTGGACATGCGCCACCTGGTCAGCCGCTTGCAGCGGCTGGCGCGGGAAGCGGGAGCGGAGCTCGTTGGCGACGCGCACGTGCAAGGACTCTCGGGACGGCGTCTTTCCACGACCCGGGGCGAGTTCGAGGCGGACGTGTTCGTGGACGCCGCGGGCATGGCCGGTCCGAACCTGGGCGGCGCGCCGCGCATTCACAAGCACGATTTGTGCGTGGCGGCGCAGGAGGTGCGTGCCGTCACGGATCGGGCCATGGCAGAGGCGTGGTTTCGCGAGCGTGGCGCCGAGCCCGGCGACACGCTGTGCTTCACCGGCGTCGCCGGCGGCTACTCCATCGTCAACGCTCGCCTCGATCACGAGGGCATCAGCTTGCTCACCGGCAGCATTCCGGGGCTCGGTTACCCTTCCGGGCGGGTGTTGCTCGAGCGCTTCGTCGCGGAGCACTCGTTCGTGGGCAAGGCGTTGTTCGGCGGCGCGCGGGCCATTCCGTTGGGAAGAGCTCGCCCGCGGCTGGCCATGGGCCGCGTCGCCCTGCTCGGGGACTCGGCGCTGCAGGTCTTCTCCGCCCATGGCTCCGGCATCGGCTCGGGGATGGTGGCGGCGCGAGTGCTGGCAGACCGCGTCGCCGCGGGTGGATCGGATCTACACGCGTATTCCGTAGCCTGGCATCGGGAGCACGGAGGCGTGCTCGCGGCGTACGACGTCTTTCGACGCTTCTCGCAGACGCTGTCGGTGAGCGACATCGAGCGGCTGATGCGCGCGGGACTGATGGACGTTTCGAGCGCCCTGGCGGCCTTGTCCCAAAAAATGCCGGCGCCGCCCGCGGTCACGCGGTGGCCGCGGCTGGTCACGGGGCTCGTGAAGGAGCGCGGCCTCGCGGCGCGGCTGCTGCGCGTGGCGCCGCGCTTGGGCCTGGCGCTGAGCCTGTACGCCCGCTATCCGGAGCGCGAGAAGGACGTGCAGGCCTGGCAGCGTCGCGTGGCGCGGCTTTTGGACGTCTAG